A section of the Oryza sativa Japonica Group chromosome 1, ASM3414082v1 genome encodes:
- the LOC4323939 gene encoding protoheme IX farnesyltransferase, mitochondrial, giving the protein MWRGGATAASAARALRSRLIPDTSHHPATALAPIASPRSSSSSSSSSAPTIAAAVPAVAEATAAAAAVSRQAGSVSDALRHYGRCYFELSKARLSALVVATSGAGYVLGSGNMVDIAGLCCTCAGTMMVAASANTLNQVFEIKNDAKMKRTMRRPLPSGRISPAHAAMWATSVGVAGTALLAWKANGLAAGLAASNLILYAFVYTPLKQIHPVNTWVGAVVGAIPPLLGWAAASSELSLNAMILPAALYYWQIPHFMALAYLCRNDYLAGGYRMFSFADPTGKRTAWVSLRNCLYMLPLGFFAYNWGLTSEWFSLEASLLTLGLTIGALSFVLEPTPKTARRMFYGSLLYLPAFMAGLLLHRLPNEQKEHNVTQTSEITGILYGAEQQDEERARQKREDRKPSRIHSRPPVAYASVAPFPFLPVPIYVSTQGHEL; this is encoded by the exons atgtggaggggcggcgcgaccgccgcctccgccgcgaggGCTCTCCGCTCGCGCCTGATCCCCGACACGTCCCACCACCCGGCCACGGCTCTAGCTCCCATCGCAtcgccgcgctcctcctcctcctcctcctcctcgtctgcccccaccatcgccgccgctgtgCCCGCCGTCGCGGAGGctacggcggccgcggccgctgtTTCGAGGCAAGCTGGATCCGTCTCCGACGCGCTGAGGCACTACGGGAGGTGCTACTTCGAGCTCTCCAAAGCCCGCCTAAG TGCCCTTGTTGTGGCAACATCTGGGGCTGGTTATGTGCTCGGAAGTGGCAACATGGTAGACATAGCTGGACTTTGTTGCACCTGCGCTGGTACCATGATGGTTGCAGCATCTGCAAATACTCTCAACCAG GTGTTTGAGATAAAGAATGACGCTAAAATGAAAAGAACCATGCGACGGCCCCTACCATCAGGGCGCATTAGTCCTGCACATGCTGCCATGTGGGCTACTAGTGTTGGAGTTGCTGGAACAGCTTTGTTGGCTTGGAAG GCTAATGGCTTGGCGGCTGGGCTCGCAGCTTCTAATCTTATTCTGTATGCATTTGTATACACACCATTGAAGCAAATACACCCTGTAAATACATGGGTTGGAGCAGTTGTTGGTGCCATACCACCACTTCTAGG GTGGGCAGCAGCTTCGTCTGAACTGTCACTGAATGCTATGATTCTCCCTGCTGCATTGTACTATTGGCAAATACCACATTTTATGGCCCTTGCATACTTATGTCGGAATGATTACCTTGCTGGAGG GTACCGAATGTTTTCTTTTGCTGATCCTACTGGTAAAAGAACTGCATGGGTATCACTCAGAAATTGTCTATACATGCTGCCCTTGGGATTTTTTGCATACAACT GGGGTCTCACATCTGAGTGGTTCAGTCTTGAAGCATCACTTCTAACTTTGGGCCTTACAATTGGAGCTCTATCATTTGTGCTGGAGCCAACCCCCAAAACTGCAAGGAGAATGTTCTATGGTAGCCTTTTGTATCTTCCTGCTTTTATGGCTGGACTTCTGTTGCATCGGCTGCCTAATGAGCAAAAGGAGCATAATGTCACTCAGACGAGTGAAATCACCGGAATTCTTTATGGTGCTGAACAGCAGGATGAAGAACGAGCTAGACAGAAGCGTGAGGACCGAAAACCTTCTCGTATTCACTCGCGCCCTCCGGTTGCCTATGCTTCTGTGGCCCCTTTTCCTTTCTTACCAGTACCTATATATGTCTCTACCCAAGGTCATGAGCTATGA